From the Ferrigenium kumadai genome, one window contains:
- the mraZ gene encoding division/cell wall cluster transcriptional repressor MraZ — MFQGAAQLNLDSKGRLAIPARYRDMLLAHCAGQLVLTADADGCLLVYPQPEWQPIREKLLKLSALNPKIRALQRLLVGHAEDVLMDGAGRVLISPTLRSYAALDKHVMLVGQGNKFELWDEKKWQAQQEAALSFMEGELPPELEGFSL, encoded by the coding sequence ATGTTCCAAGGAGCGGCTCAACTCAATCTGGATAGCAAAGGCAGGCTCGCGATACCGGCGCGGTATCGCGACATGCTGCTCGCGCATTGTGCTGGTCAGCTGGTGCTGACCGCCGATGCCGACGGCTGCCTGCTGGTTTATCCCCAGCCCGAGTGGCAGCCGATCCGTGAGAAGTTGCTCAAGCTCTCCGCGCTCAACCCGAAGATTCGCGCCTTGCAGCGTCTGCTGGTGGGTCATGCCGAGGATGTGTTGATGGATGGCGCCGGTCGTGTGCTGATCTCGCCGACGCTGCGCAGTTATGCCGCGCTGGACAAGCACGTGATGCTGGTCGGCCAGGGCAACAAGTTCGAGTTGTGGGACGAGAAGAAGTGGCAGGCGCAGCAGGAAGCAGCGCTGTCCTTCATGGAGGGCGAGTTGCCGCCGGAGCTGGAAGGGTTCTCCTTGTGA
- a CDS encoding CysB family HTH-type transcriptional regulator, translating into MNFQQLRIIREAVRCNFNLTEVGNALFTSQSGVSKHIKDLEDELGVELFVRKGKRLLGLTEPGSELLGIVERILLDANNIKNLVEQYSKRDEGQLTVVATHTQARYSLPQVITEFKKSFPKVHLKLHQAGPNEIVTMLLNGEADIGVATEALADVTRLDSFPYYSWHHAVIVPAGHPLEKVQPLTLKDIAEYPIVTYHEGLTGRAKIDRSFADAGLSPEIVMSALDADVIKTYVELGMGIGIIASMAFNPAKDTDLRLLKCSHLFGANTTYIALRRGHYLRSFAYRFIELCSPALDEATVRAGVAPSLPIEEAD; encoded by the coding sequence ATGAACTTCCAGCAATTGCGCATCATCCGCGAGGCGGTGCGCTGCAACTTCAACCTCACCGAGGTGGGCAACGCGCTGTTCACCTCGCAGTCCGGCGTGTCCAAGCACATCAAGGACCTCGAGGACGAGCTGGGCGTGGAGCTGTTCGTGCGTAAGGGCAAGCGACTGCTCGGGCTTACCGAGCCGGGCAGCGAATTGCTGGGGATCGTCGAGCGCATCCTGCTCGACGCGAACAACATCAAGAACCTGGTCGAGCAATACAGCAAGCGTGACGAGGGCCAGCTCACCGTGGTCGCCACGCACACGCAGGCACGCTATTCGCTGCCTCAGGTGATCACCGAATTCAAGAAGTCCTTCCCCAAGGTGCACCTCAAGCTTCACCAGGCAGGGCCGAACGAGATCGTCACCATGCTGCTGAACGGCGAGGCGGACATCGGTGTGGCGACCGAGGCGCTGGCCGACGTCACCCGGCTGGATTCGTTCCCCTACTACTCGTGGCATCACGCGGTGATCGTGCCCGCCGGGCATCCGCTGGAGAAGGTGCAGCCGCTGACGCTGAAGGACATCGCCGAATATCCCATCGTCACCTATCACGAAGGGCTGACCGGCCGCGCCAAGATCGACCGGTCATTCGCCGATGCCGGGCTGTCGCCGGAGATCGTGATGTCCGCGCTGGATGCCGACGTGATCAAGACCTATGTGGAACTGGGCATGGGCATCGGCATCATCGCATCGATGGCATTCAACCCGGCCAAGGACACCGACCTGCGCCTGCTGAAATGCTCGCACCTGTTCGGCGCCAACACCACCTACATCGCCCTGCGGCGCGGCCATTACCTGCGCAGCTTCGCCTACCGCTTCATCGAGCTGTGCTCCCCGGCGCTGGACGAAGCGACGGTGCGCGCGGGCGTTGCACCGTCTCTGCCGATCGAAGAGGCCGATTGA